ACTAACTAACTCGCTTTTGACATTTTAACATGCAATTCCATGTTCAAGATAATCAACGCATTAGTACTTTTACACTTTTCAAATTACGTTTTTTGTCATAGTTTAAAGTAAATTAAGGGGGGATGTTAACCTGTTAGATGTAAGAGGGCCCCTTATTTACTTATAGACACTCAGAAATGCAGAGAGTGAAAGCCGTTTGTACAGGAATGTTCTAGCTTTCAGCTGTTTTCAGGTTAGTGTAACTTAGGCTTACAGGGAGAGGAACTAGTGTGTTTTGAAGACTTCGTGTTATTTTGTGAAAATATCACACTTGTCAAAACACCTGATAAATACCCAGGCCAAAATGGATCTTTAATCAAATATGTGGCCTTATCTCAACATGATAGGACTGAGAACACACTTACGAGCAGACCAAAACTGAAGGCATCTGCTAAAACCTCAGATAAAACTAGACTCAAAGTGACCTTGACAAACTGAAACAGCATGTATCAAATTAAATAAGAGAAGTCAAGTTAGTGTAGTTAGTGTCATTTTAATTTGTTCTCAAGTACATTACGGAGAATAAAAGCTagacaaataaaactgaaaaggatCTCGCAGTCACAGCGGAGCATCAGTTCCAAGAGCCAAGAAgcataactttttaaaacatttaaaaaaccaacACATCACTGGGGGCAATGCTTCCCAGGCATGTGTCACTAAATCCAAGCCATCCTGTATTCTGAGGGTGATGGACTGGTGTCTTCTCTCTTCCTATCTCACTGGGAGGCTTGTGAGAATAAAACAGATGTGCAGTGTACTGAAAAACTAAACTCAATATACCAAGCTGGCATTCTGTTCTAAAAGAGGGATGTAAAAGATAGAATGGGATCAAGGGAAGAGAAATGTCATATTCTTAAAGGGCACTGGTAGAGTGAGAACAATACAAGACGATAAAGCGGCAGTAAGAGATTTATTTAAGAGATTGGCCATGAAAGTAATATAACATTcaatatgtcaattacatctcaattttaaaaaacaaaagtaggtCAACTGTTATGAAACCTGTCACTAAAGGAGACAGTGGAACCTGCGGTCCTGATGGCGCCACCGTGGAACCGCAAGGTCTAAGTTCGGGTCTCTACTGTAAAGAGAAGTGTAGGGTCAAAAAAAACCCTGTTTTCGTGCCTTTTACCTTTAAGTGAAACATTCCAACTGAGACAACTAAGGCtgcaattaatattttaaaaagcaaaaactactTTCAATGTTCTCTACCTAACGTGCTTCATGTTATTTAAACCATATGAGGGATGGGTTAAAGAAAGAGACTGCTTTCTTACATTCAGCATATTTGTTTCAATTATAATGTTCCGGATTTTATTTTGGGATATCAAAGCTGACAAGTAGAAGACTAAACTGGTACTTTCGGAAGACAGGAGTCCTGACTAGGAATTCCTGACTCCTGAAGATGGAGGGGGCTGTGATTTAGGGTGGGCACATCACTATAGGGTACTCTCTACCTTCTATGAACTAGGCTTGAACTGAGACAGAGGATCTAGTGACCTGCTGAGAAGGATTTAGCCTGCTGATTTAGGATTCAGGCCATCAACTGGACAGGGACACACACCAAAAACTAACAACAAACCAGCCCACCAAATACTGTAAGCTTCAGAGGAAAGCTGGCCATCAACTGGGCAAGAGGATGATTAATAGATCACTGAGCTCTCAGAACCAACTAAAGAATTTTGTACTGActtggccaaaaaatttgttaCAAGAAAACCCATAAGAACTTTCTGGCAACCCAATACGTAAGGGTCTTAAGTTTTATGTCCCTTTAGGACTGTCACAAATGCCGCTGTGGGGGAGTTTCCTGGCGTCCTAGTGGCTAgcattctgggctttcactgccgtgaaaggttcaacccctggtcagggaactgagatcctgtaagCCAGGCAGtgtgatcaggaaaaaaaaaaagctgcgtGTCTAAGAACCAAAGCTACTTCAAACTTGGGGTTTGGGAGTGATACTGATGGTGGAGAGGAAAAAATCCTGTGAGGAAGTAAGGGGATAGGGAAAAGGTCTAAGAGGGGAAGGCGAGATCCTTGTGAGGCAGAATCAGAATGTTCTCatctaaaatatatgtaaatttcaCACTAATTACATCCTTGACTATAGTTTCCAAGTACTCCCTTTTTCTCAGACACTGTTATGAATTCTGGGGATAATGCAGTGATAAAACAGAGCGTTGTGGGGAAGGCGTAGTGGGAGGGAGAGGACAGTATAAAGTGCCCAAGAATACCATGGTCTTGGCTGATAGGACACTGACTAAGTATGGCTGCAAGTCACCAGTACCTATGTCAAGTACGTTTTAAACATAAACCAACACAAAAATCTCTCATCTGACTATACATCACAGACTAACAAACATGTACACATCTGTttcctttccattaaaaaaaaaaaaaggataaacttATCAATGGAATAGACAAATTAAGGAGGACATGAAGAAAGGGCAGGGAAACAAACAATGCACAGGAGATGTCCCAATTCtaaaaaccagaaacagaacAGACAGAACAAGTGCTTCAGCTGACAGAAAGCAAGCAGAAAACGCACGCAGGAGAGGAGCCGCTGAAAGCCAGTCACCTCGTGGCCGGGAGCCGGGAACTGCAACGCTCAGCAAGTGGGGGTGTAAGACAGGGCTGGAAACCAGAGCATTCGCTCCAAGTTTTTATGAGGAGCTAGGtccctggcaccccactccagtactcttgcctgcaaaatcccatggacggaggagcctggtaggctgcagttcatggggtcactaagagtcagacacaactgagcgacttccctttcacttttcattttcatgcactggagaaggaaacggcaacccactccagtgttcttgcctggagaatcccagggacgggggagcctggtgggctgctgtctatggggtcgcacagagtcggacacgactgaagcgacttagcagcagcagcaggtccctTACTTACCCCAACTTAACCAGGTAACTGTCCCCTCAGAGaaacagtcagagaagaaaaaagttattgaaaatatcagaaatgaagataaataaataaaaggttgaTCAGATTAAGTTGAAGAAAGCACGGAGAAATCAGAACAAAAGGAGTTAGAAcacagaacaggaaagaaaagacaaagccaGAAGGTTAAGCCAGGAGGTACAATTCCTAATTAACAAGAATTCCAGCAAGGAGAGAATAGAGAAAACaggaaattatcaaagaaataacACCTGACAATCTTCCTGATCTAACAGCTATGAGTTACAGATGGCACGATCTCATAGCAGCCACCCAGTACATGAAAAGGCCAACAAAGGCCTATCGTTTGAGATTTCAGAACTCTAGGGAAATGAGAAGGTCCTCAGACTTTCAAAGGAGAAAGACTCAATGCAAAATTAAGGCCTGAAAATGAGAGCAGTTCCAGTCAACTGTAACGCCTGCTTCTCTAGGAACTAGAGAACAGGTCAGGAACCAAGACAGTGAGAGACAACTAGATTCTATACCCAAGCAACCTTCTGTTAAAcaagaagatggaaaaaagacATCCCGATTCACACGATCTCAACATACTGCCTCCCAGGCATCCTTTCTCTCATGAAAATGCTAAAGGATGACACACACCATTAAATGTGGCCCAGATCAAGTAAGGCGAAGACATGGATAAGAAAACAGCGTTCAACAGAGCAAAGAAGTAGACAACGATGACGATGAAGAATGCCCcagaaaaacagacacaaaacAGACCTGAAGAACAAAAAACCCCTTGCAAAGTTTGCATCAGAAATGTgtggcccaagaaaataaaaagcaaataaaaacatgaattagTAGttctaggaaagtgaaaaaatttttaaagaaagaagttaCAACCACAGTATTAATTTCATCAATATTACAGAAACAGATgttgaagaatgaaaaaaaagatcCATAGATAACTCAAACAGCAGTAAAAGCTTATTTTGCTCagaaacagaggaaactggcagaggACAGGTTTGAGAAGGGTGAAACACTGATGTTTGTTTTAATGAGCAGGAGGAGACTCATATGACCTGTATAACCTGTGAACACAAAttactgataaaaataaaagctaaacaaACGCCTCAATCACTTCATTTTCTGCCCCGCATTTGGGCCTGGGGGCTTTATCATTACTGACGCACTGTGTTAGTAAGTTACAGGCATGCAACACAGGgactcacagtttttaaaggcgACACTCCATTCAGAGCCATCACAAAGCACCAGCTGTGTCCCCTGTGCTGACCATCAATCCTGGGGCTTTACTGTGGAGGAACTACCGTGTGATTTGCAAGAATAAAAAGTACGGCTGAAACAAATGAAGGTGGAAGAAAAAGAACCCAAAGGAAGTAACCGAGAGCCACGGCAGGGGGATTTCTCCTACTCACCATCTCTCTGGCTATTTCCAGCGCTTCCTGCAGGCCATAGAGCCGGCCACAGACCAGGTAGATTCCATTGGCCCAGAGAATACAACCCTCGTGGACCCAAAATTCATTGCTGTCGAGAGGTAGTTCAGGGATTTGTAACTCCAACTCGGGGCCACCTTCTGAAGTGGTGGGCACGGAGGGCTTTGAGTCCAAAACAGTCTTTTCGCAGCTGCCCTCAGTGGTGGCTTTTTTACAAGGGAGCCCCCTGGACAGGGACCGGGGGCCTCCGGCACAGTCTTCCGAGCGGTGTCGCCGCTTAAACCTGGGGTgcgcagccaggctcctctgctccttctgctgctgctgctcttcctcctcctcagtgTCCGTCTTGGAGCCGTTCGAAGCGCTTTTGTGCCGGACCTTCACCTTGCTCTGCGTTTCCGCGGCCCtcttgggaggtggattcttggGGAGAGTGGCTGCATAATCTTGGGGGTAAAAGGGTCCAAAGAGGTCGCCCATGTTCCGGTAACTGGCCCACTTGCCGCACAGACAGCAAACCAGGTGCCCCATCACAGAAGACTCTGTCACCACGGGGCCCTGCAGCACGAAGGACGAAGCTGGGAGAACCTTGCTCTCGGTGCTGCTGGGCGGAGGCGTCAGGGACCGCTGGCCCTTCCTCCCCCTCACCAATTTGGtctgctcctcctcctcggcGTTGATGATTGTACACACGGCTCCAAGTTCACACTTATTTACTACGTGGATATAAGGGAAAAAAGACTTGTTCTTGGCGTCGGTTTTGTCCAGGGGCTGGGTGGCGTACTTCAGCTTGATCTCCGGCTCCTGGGGCTCTACGATGGGCGCGGCCTGCTTGGCCCTCCGCTTCCTGGGCTGCGCCCCGGGCTTCCTGCGCTCCCTCCGCTGCCTCTGCTTTTTCGGCTTTGGCTCTCCATCAGCAGAGCCCTCTGGTATCTGAGGGGGCTGCGGGGGTGGCGGCGGGGGCTGCTGCTGTTTCTTCTGCTTATTCACGCTACCAATGggtctccctttcttctttcctgaggGGAAGTAACCCTTCGGGGGGAAGCCCTCCTGTTTGGGGGAAATCGTCACGGCATCGCTCTCTTTCTCTTCAGCCTTGGGGTTTGCCTCGGGAGCCAGCGTGCCCACTGGAGGTGCGCTCTTCGAGtcaggaaagattaaaggtgctGTCCCGCCCAGGGGCCCGTCTGGTCTCCCCTGGTTACTCCCAGGCTTCTGTGAGGTTGCGGATGCCATGGCACCAGGGGGCTCCTTCCCAGCAGCGACAGCGTCAGGGTGCGTCTCCGTCTTCACCTTGTCGTCCCCACCACCGCGCCACTCCTCCGAAGACCGGGCCAGAGGCTTTTCTCCGCTCAGCTCCTGGCTTGCGGGACAGGCCAGCTCAGCTATCACCtcaccttttctcttctccagctcAGCGTCCGGAACAGCACCGCTCCCACCTTCTGGAGGGCCGCTTTTCAAAGACAGGATGTCGTCAAGAGTAACCGTGTCTACCCCGGCCTCTGCGCTGTTCGAGGACGCACTCCTCCTAATGTTTGGGGATGTGATCTTCTGGACGATAGCTTCCAGTTTCAACCCCCGGCCTTTCCTCGGGGGCAGGATTTTGGTCTTAGCAGGACTTGTAAGGGTAACCGCAGGGCAGTTCCTACTATCTGGACTCGGAAGGTCCTTGGAGGACTCCCTCTTAGGGATGGACTTGATCTCCTGACTGTGAGAAAGATGGGCATAGGAATTGTACGCTTTGTCAGTGCCTTCTTTTGACGGGTGAAGGAGGCGCCCTTTATCTTCAGAGTTGCTGTTCTTCATGTCCTGTGACTGTCTCTTACTGGGAATGGGAGAGATAAAAGAACGGACACGCCTCCTCATGATTAAGGGGTTTTGAGAAGAATGATCCTCTTGACCTGGAAGTCTCAGCATAACGTTACTCGGTTTGGATGACTGCGtagactctgtgagcccatgtCCGTCGGTCTCGTGGGGTGGTCCGTACCTTTTCTGACTGGACATTCCTGGGGGGCCGCTGCTTTTGGCTGGAGAAGTCTGCCGAGAGAGATCCCAGCAAGACTCTTGCTGTAACTTCTGGGAGCTGTGCTTCAGTTCAATGCCTTTGTTAGAAAGACCATCACTGGACATGAGGCAGCGCCCGCCGTCCTGGCCGCTGGGGTCATGGTGCGTCCCCACCGGTGGGCCGTACATCATGCCATCTTTGTCATTCTTCAGGGGGCTCCGGACTCGGTCAAGAAACTGCTGCTGCCGTGGACTCTTGCGGGGCCCCTCCTGCCTGTGCTGAGCCGCAGCGATCACTCCCTGAGCAGAACTGCCGCCCCAGTCCTTATATTCCTCTTGCTGCTGTTGGTACATCTGTCTCTTGTAATGGAGCTGGGAATTCAAACCTGCACTGGGGTCCCCATAAGCATGAGCACGTGTGTTTGTGTGATAAGCAGAGGCCAGGCTTTCTGAATTGGGAGAAAAGGGGGCGTGCAAAGAACTCCTGTTGGCCCTCTCGGAGAAGGTCATGTGTGGGTTCATGTGATGAGGGTCGCCCCCTGGGCCTCTGCTCCTCCCAGGGGACATCTTCAACTTTTCTGAAAAGTCATGATACTGAGAAGGGGACCGACCCCTCATGCCCTCCCGACCGCCAACTCTGCCGGGGACTCGCCGCATTGGTGTGGGTCTGCTGTCCTGCGGGCCGTAGTCTGAGATGGAATCGTGGGTCGCCGCTCCGGGGCTGGCGTTGCCTCGGTAGGACTCGTGCTTGATGCTAGCAGGGTGGCAGTGGTCTCCTGATTTCTTGTTGTTGAAACTAGCTTGGGACTTGGACTGTTCAAAGTCCTCCTCTTTTATCTGCCCACTCTGGGATTTCAGCTTTGTTTCCATGGACACCAGCCCACCTGGAagaatgactgactgacttaaaCTGAGATTGAGACGCTCATTCCTCCCGAGTCTGGTGTCGGCGCCCATGTGTCCTAGCGAGTGAGCCCCTGGGTCTCTGACAATCTGTCTTAGTGGAGAAATGTCACAGATGACTGATCTTCTCTCAGAGAGGGAACCCCCGGGCTCATGGGCTGATGACGGAGGCTCTATTTCAAACTTTCTGGGAATTGGATAGTCAGCCAAATTGATCTGTTTCATCTCAGGAGCTGTGCCACTTGACTTCCTTTCCCATGGACCCCAGTGGGGGTTTTCTAACAGGGACCCAATGCTTTTGTTCAGAAGGCCCCTGCTAGCCAACTCATTGGTCTGACTCACTAAGACGTTAGGCCTTGTGGCTCCTTCGAGGCTGCCAGCCATAGCCTGGTGCTCCTGAGAACTCCGGGAGTACCTCCTGTCGGGGTGGTGGTGGTAACCCTGAAGCACCTCCTGCAGGAGGCTGGGGAACTTCTCATTTCTACCCTTTCGCTCCCCGTGGCTGGTGAAGTCCCCTTTATCTTGTCCTGTAGGATACTGAGCAAAGCCACTCATGTTTCTCGGTACGGCTGACCCAAAACTGTCTTTGTAACTATAGCGCAGGCTTCCAGGAGATTTGCTGGGCTCAGTCCTGCCTGTGAAACCAGAGCCCCCTGCGGGGTGCCCGgtctggccattcccttccccgtTGTGGTTGGAGTTACTGTCTCCGCTCTTGTTTCCTTTACTGCCTCCTCCCAGCGGCTCTGGCTGTGGAAGTGATGCGTGGCTGGCTTCCTTTGCCCCCCCGGTGCTGGGCGGCCTCTGTGTGGCTGCAGGATCCTCCTCCTGGGAGCCCTTGTCCTGCCCCCCAGGCTTTTCCACCCGGCCTGTCATGGCTTCCCGGGAGACAATCACCCCGACTGCCTTCTCGTTGGCTTTCGGGTTGCCCTCAGATGACAGCGGTGTGTCCTTGGCACCCGGCGAGGCGGTCTCTTCTCGGGCTCCGGGACTGGTGCTGAGTCGGGGGGCTTCGTTCTGAGTGCCCTGTGCTGGTGAGGAGCCTGCCTTTTCCGAGGCCCCGCCCTTGTAGGTGGTGTCCGAGCTTGTGCTCTGGCCGCTCAGCTGCCTCACCCTCTCGCCTTGATCCTCAGAACTGCTGGAGCAGCCTCCATCCAGCGACTCTGCCATTGGGGACTTCAGCTGTTCCTCGGCCTGTGAGGAGCCTTCCGAGTTTGGGCAGCTATCTGTTTTCTTGGATGACGAGGAAGGCCTCTTGGAGGTCTTCTTCTGAGGGGTCAGGGCGTCGGAAAGTAGCATGTGCTGAACCGTATTAGGAAGGTTGGCCACCTGAGTACTCAGGGCACTCAAACTACTCAAGCCGGGATCGGTCAGCCGCTTTTCAGGCACCCCTTCCAGCCCGAACCCTTTGAAGCCCGCAGCGTGAGAGTTGGGACTGGGCATCATTGACGGGGTTGGGCTGAGCTGAGGCATTAACTGCAGGATTCTGTTTCTGGAGCCCATTGGCACATTGCCTTGCCCACACTGGAGGTTCTCCCCGCTCTGCGTGAGAGGAGATGGGGTAGAGCTACAGCTTGGAGACTGAACCACAGAGGCAGCTGGGGAAGGGTTAGAGATGGGGCTGAAGTTCTGGTGAAACTGCATGGGGGACCTCACGGGAACCTCGGGCTGGCTGTACTGCCCGACCTGACTTTGCAGGGGTAGCTTCGTGGCGGCGTTGGAATACTGCATCACGTGCTGAggggggtgctgctgctgctgctgctgctgctgctgttgctgctgctgctgctgaccctGCTGGGTCCCTGGTGGAATCTTGGCCTGTTCAAAATTCTTCATAGATTGAGGCTGATAGCTGTAATTGGATTGTGTTCCGTAAGCCTGTGCGTTGGAGCCCACGTTATGCCCTTCATACTGTGATCCAGCGTTCACACTGTAACTGCCATCGTAGCTCTGCCCGGACTGGCTGAAACGCTGCGGCGATGGGAAGGAGGAGGCGGCGGCAGTGGCAGAAGACTGGTAGTGCTGGCCGAACTGCCCCACTCTCAGCTGGTAGCCGGCAGCCGAGGCCGGCAGAGCTGAGGGCCGCTGCATGGGCTGCAGGTGGGAGGCACCGGACGCCGGCTGGCTGGCGGCCTGCGGCAGGGGCTGATGGGACTGGTAGAGCTGCTGTCGCAGCTGctgcacttgctgctgctgctgctgctgctgctgctgctgctgctggctggaAGGCTGCTGCTGGTACTGAGCGCTCCCCGGAGAGAACGGCCCTGTGTAATCCTGTGAGTAATGAGACACACCGCCAAGGGCAGAGTGCTGTGCTTGAAACTGGCCCACGTGACCCTCACTGCCATACTGATTGCCAAAGCTGCTCCCCTGGGGGGGTCCGTAGCTCTGCACCGGCCCGGAAGGCCTTCGCGGAGGAGGCTGCGGGGTTCCTGCAGACACGGGGTCCTTGTTGCCTGCCATGTAGTAGAAGTCTCCAGCCTCCTTCCTGAAGCCCTGGTAGCCCTGATGGCCAGAGGTCTCGCTGGCCatcgcggccgccgccgccgccgttgCTCGTCGTCCAccaccgctgctgctgccgccgctgccaCCACCAGCACCCCCAAAATTCTGGAACATCTGGGCCTGGCGAGGGCTGAACTCCTCTATCCGGGATGAGCCGTGCACCTCCTGGGGGTAGCTCTGCTGGTTCCCGTGGTAACTGCTTTGCTCCCGGAAGGACTGCATACTGCTCAGCAGCGCAGCAGCAGGCCAGCAGCCCTCCTGGaaccagaaggagaaaagagaagcattAGACACGCATCTCCCGAGGACAAACAAAGCCAAGTTTAGAGATGGAGGGGACACGGAAATTCAAATGCCCAGGTGAAGTTAATtatatcttctttatttcttatttgggctttcctggtggctcagctggtaaagaatctgcctgcaatgcgggaga
This region of Ovis canadensis isolate MfBH-ARS-UI-01 breed Bighorn chromosome 3, ARS-UI_OviCan_v2, whole genome shotgun sequence genomic DNA includes:
- the TCF20 gene encoding transcription factor 20 isoform X2; protein product: MQSFREQSSYHGNQQSYPQEVHGSSRIEEFSPRQAQMFQNFGGAGGGSGGSSSGGGRRATAAAAAAMASETSGHQGYQGFRKEAGDFYYMAGNKDPVSAGTPQPPPRRPSGPVQSYGPPQGSSFGNQYGSEGHVGQFQAQHSALGGVSHYSQDYTGPFSPGSAQYQQQPSSQQQQQQQQQQQQQVQQLRQQLYQSHQPLPQAASQPASGASHLQPMQRPSALPASAAGYQLRVGQFGQHYQSSATAAASSFPSPQRFSQSGQSYDGSYSVNAGSQYEGHNVGSNAQAYGTQSNYSYQPQSMKNFEQAKIPPGTQQGQQQQQQQQQQQQQQQHPPQHVMQYSNAATKLPLQSQVGQYSQPEVPVRSPMQFHQNFSPISNPSPAASVVQSPSCSSTPSPLTQSGENLQCGQGNVPMGSRNRILQLMPQLSPTPSMMPSPNSHAAGFKGFGLEGVPEKRLTDPGLSSLSALSTQVANLPNTVQHMLLSDALTPQKKTSKRPSSSSKKTDSCPNSEGSSQAEEQLKSPMAESLDGGCSSSSEDQGERVRQLSGQSTSSDTTYKGGASEKAGSSPAQGTQNEAPRLSTSPGAREETASPGAKDTPLSSEGNPKANEKAVGVIVSREAMTGRVEKPGGQDKGSQEEDPAATQRPPSTGGAKEASHASLPQPEPLGGGSKGNKSGDSNSNHNGEGNGQTGHPAGGSGFTGRTEPSKSPGSLRYSYKDSFGSAVPRNMSGFAQYPTGQDKGDFTSHGERKGRNEKFPSLLQEVLQGYHHHPDRRYSRSSQEHQAMAGSLEGATRPNVLVSQTNELASRGLLNKSIGSLLENPHWGPWERKSSGTAPEMKQINLADYPIPRKFEIEPPSSAHEPGGSLSERRSVICDISPLRQIVRDPGAHSLGHMGADTRLGRNERLNLSLSQSVILPGGLVSMETKLKSQSGQIKEEDFEQSKSQASFNNKKSGDHCHPASIKHESYRGNASPGAATHDSISDYGPQDSRPTPMRRVPGRVGGREGMRGRSPSQYHDFSEKLKMSPGRSRGPGGDPHHMNPHMTFSERANRSSLHAPFSPNSESLASAYHTNTRAHAYGDPSAGLNSQLHYKRQMYQQQQEEYKDWGGSSAQGVIAAAQHRQEGPRKSPRQQQFLDRVRSPLKNDKDGMMYGPPVGTHHDPSGQDGGRCLMSSDGLSNKGIELKHSSQKLQQESCWDLSRQTSPAKSSGPPGMSSQKRYGPPHETDGHGLTESTQSSKPSNVMLRLPGQEDHSSQNPLIMRRRVRSFISPIPSKRQSQDMKNSNSEDKGRLLHPSKEGTDKAYNSYAHLSHSQEIKSIPKRESSKDLPSPDSRNCPAVTLTSPAKTKILPPRKGRGLKLEAIVQKITSPNIRRSASSNSAEAGVDTVTLDDILSLKSGPPEGGSGAVPDAELEKRKGEVIAELACPASQELSGEKPLARSSEEWRGGGDDKVKTETHPDAVAAGKEPPGAMASATSQKPGSNQGRPDGPLGGTAPLIFPDSKSAPPVGTLAPEANPKAEEKESDAVTISPKQEGFPPKGYFPSGKKKGRPIGSVNKQKKQQQPPPPPPQPPQIPEGSADGEPKPKKQRQRRERRKPGAQPRKRRAKQAAPIVEPQEPEIKLKYATQPLDKTDAKNKSFFPYIHVVNKCELGAVCTIINAEEEEQTKLVRGRKGQRSLTPPPSSTESKVLPASSFVLQGPVVTESSVMGHLVCCLCGKWASYRNMGDLFGPFYPQDYAATLPKNPPPKRAAETQSKVKVRHKSASNGSKTDTEEEEEQQQQKEQRSLAAHPRFKRRHRSEDCAGGPRSLSRGLPCKKATTEGSCEKTVLDSKPSVPTTSEGGPELELQIPELPLDSNEFWVHEGCILWANGIYLVCGRLYGLQEALEIAREMKCSHCQEAGATLGCYNKGCSFRYHYPCAIDADCLLHEENFSVRCPKHKPPLPCPVPPLQNKTAKGSLSTEQSERG
- the TCF20 gene encoding transcription factor 20 isoform X1, coding for MQSFREQSSYHGNQQSYPQEVHGSSRIEEFSPRQAQMFQNFGGAGGGSGGSSSGGGRRATAAAAAAMASETSGHQGYQGFRKEAGDFYYMAGNKDPVSAGTPQPPPRRPSGPVQSYGPPQGSSFGNQYGSEGHVGQFQAQHSALGGVSHYSQDYTGPFSPGSAQYQQQPSSQQQQQQQQQQQQQVQQLRQQLYQSHQPLPQAASQPASGASHLQPMQRPSALPASAAGYQLRVGQFGQHYQSSATAAASSFPSPQRFSQSGQSYDGSYSVNAGSQYEGHNVGSNAQAYGTQSNYSYQPQSMKNFEQAKIPPGTQQGQQQQQQQQQQQQQQQHPPQHVMQYSNAATKLPLQSQVGQYSQPEVPVRSPMQFHQNFSPISNPSPAASVVQSPSCSSTPSPLTQSGENLQCGQGNVPMGSRNRILQLMPQLSPTPSMMPSPNSHAAGFKGFGLEGVPEKRLTDPGLSSLSALSTQVANLPNTVQHMLLSDALTPQKKTSKRPSSSSKKTDSCPNSEGSSQAEEQLKSPMAESLDGGCSSSSEDQGERVRQLSGQSTSSDTTYKGGASEKAGSSPAQGTQNEAPRLSTSPGAREETASPGAKDTPLSSEGNPKANEKAVGVIVSREAMTGRVEKPGGQDKGSQEEDPAATQRPPSTGGAKEASHASLPQPEPLGGGSKGNKSGDSNSNHNGEGNGQTGHPAGGSGFTGRTEPSKSPGSLRYSYKDSFGSAVPRNMSGFAQYPTGQDKGDFTSHGERKGRNEKFPSLLQEVLQGYHHHPDRRYSRSSQEHQAMAGSLEGATRPNVLVSQTNELASRGLLNKSIGSLLENPHWGPWERKSSGTAPEMKQINLADYPIPRKFEIEPPSSAHEPGGSLSERRSVICDISPLRQIVRDPGAHSLGHMGADTRLGRNERLNLSLSQSVILPGGLVSMETKLKSQSGQIKEEDFEQSKSQASFNNKKSGDHCHPASIKHESYRGNASPGAATHDSISDYGPQDSRPTPMRRVPGRVGGREGMRGRSPSQYHDFSEKLKMSPGRSRGPGGDPHHMNPHMTFSERANRSSLHAPFSPNSESLASAYHTNTRAHAYGDPSAGLNSQLHYKRQMYQQQQEEYKDWGGSSAQGVIAAAQHRQEGPRKSPRQQQFLDRVRSPLKNDKDGMMYGPPVGTHHDPSGQDGGRCLMSSDGLSNKGIELKHSSQKLQQESCWDLSRQTSPAKSSGPPGMSSQKRYGPPHETDGHGLTESTQSSKPSNVMLRLPGQEDHSSQNPLIMRRRVRSFISPIPSKRQSQDMKNSNSEDKGRLLHPSKEGTDKAYNSYAHLSHSQEIKSIPKRESSKDLPSPDSRNCPAVTLTSPAKTKILPPRKGRGLKLEAIVQKITSPNIRRSASSNSAEAGVDTVTLDDILSLKSGPPEGGSGAVPDAELEKRKGEVIAELACPASQELSGEKPLARSSEEWRGGGDDKVKTETHPDAVAAGKEPPGAMASATSQKPGSNQGRPDGPLGGTAPLIFPDSKSAPPVGTLAPEANPKAEEKESDAVTISPKQEGFPPKGYFPSGKKKGRPIGSVNKQKKQQQPPPPPPQPPQIPEGSADGEPKPKKQRQRRERRKPGAQPRKRRAKQAAPIVEPQEPEIKLKYATQPLDKTDAKNKSFFPYIHVVNKCELGAVCTIINAEEEEQTKLVRGRKGQRSLTPPPSSTESKVLPASSFVLQGPVVTESSVMGHLVCCLCGKWASYRNMGDLFGPFYPQDYAATLPKNPPPKRAAETQSKVKVRHKSASNGSKTDTEEEEEQQQQKEQRSLAAHPRFKRRHRSEDCAGGPRSLSRGLPCKKATTEGSCEKTVLDSKPSVPTTSEGGPELELQIPELPLDSNEFWVHEGCILWANGIYLVCGRLYGLQEALEIAREMKCSHCQEAGATLGCYNKGCSFRYHYPCAIDADCLLHEENFSVRCPKHKVRLWR